From a region of the Methanolinea sp. genome:
- a CDS encoding bifunctional (p)ppGpp synthetase/guanosine-3',5'-bis(diphosphate) 3'-pyrophosphohydrolase — protein MNVNHLSAIQIVSEAAAKAHSGRTRKDGVTPYIVHPARVAALVSHFGGGHIAVLSAWLHDVFEDCTPDACIHAKDTLQSLPLPPEDIQSIHAIVMALTKNPDLPGGAQMPDSLDRILSSPPEAILVKICDRIDNLVDADSRDEEFKATYYRKSGLIVEKLRDAAKASGYSDAFQTLENLVESAHE, from the coding sequence ATGAATGTCAACCATTTATCCGCGATACAAATTGTGTCCGAGGCGGCGGCGAAGGCTCATTCCGGGCGGACGAGAAAAGACGGTGTTACCCCCTACATCGTCCATCCTGCCCGCGTGGCAGCCCTCGTCTCACATTTTGGTGGCGGCCACATCGCAGTCCTTTCTGCATGGCTCCACGATGTTTTCGAAGACTGCACTCCAGACGCCTGCATACATGCCAAAGATACCCTTCAAAGCCTTCCCCTTCCTCCTGAAGATATACAAAGCATTCATGCAATCGTCATGGCACTGACCAAAAACCCTGATCTCCCGGGAGGTGCACAAATGCCTGATTCTCTCGACAGGATACTCAGTTCTCCTCCGGAAGCGATTTTGGTGAAAATTTGTGACAGGATAGACAACCTTGTTGATGCGGACAGCCGTGATGAGGAATTTAAAGCCACCTATTATCGTAAATCGGGATTGATTGTAGAAAAACTGCGTGATGCAGCGAAGGCATCCGGATATAGCGATGCGTTTCAGACCCTGGAGAATCTCGTTGAGAGTGCCCACGAGTGA
- a CDS encoding transposase, translating into MNTPIIVDPEDPKWLLLEQIMNMTRSRVVKQAMARHGVVPVEKAGTIFRILFISMYFSVDITYLLEELTKRSALRSFAHVAQVPSAAVIYQFISKMKDDQLVLLISDILNSMCTRPSRRNHRKMIVDGSAITLDLNVFRRKFRKKDLLKKDYRWGFSNTRGYYLGYKLTLVIEYPTLLPLCVLLHPGSPHDSALFVEIMNELRRRRIIRNGDMIIFDKGYFSSKNYQLGVLNYKIVPLIFPRSNFKIEKAFSKMCYPLSVYSRHDGKKIKREYETLLARLKCELNQWTDYLGIRSLIEDFFKLVKDALSLQRLHRYSRSSVVKFVCIDVLLAGMIILSGFRSKKKLQALAEW; encoded by the coding sequence ATGAACACTCCCATCATAGTAGATCCCGAAGACCCAAAATGGTTACTCCTCGAACAGATCATGAACATGACAAGGTCCCGTGTGGTCAAGCAGGCCATGGCACGGCATGGCGTTGTGCCAGTCGAGAAAGCAGGAACAATATTCCGTATCCTTTTCATTTCGATGTATTTCTCGGTAGATATCACCTATCTTCTGGAAGAACTCACAAAACGAAGCGCATTACGAAGTTTTGCGCATGTGGCACAGGTTCCCTCTGCCGCTGTCATCTATCAATTTATCAGCAAAATGAAGGACGATCAATTAGTCTTGCTGATCTCTGATATCCTGAATTCCATGTGCACACGCCCATCCAGGAGGAACCACAGGAAAATGATTGTTGATGGATCTGCTATCACTCTGGATCTCAATGTTTTCAGGAGAAAGTTCAGAAAAAAGGATCTGTTAAAGAAAGATTACCGGTGGGGCTTTTCCAATACGCGGGGATATTATCTCGGTTACAAATTGACCCTCGTGATCGAATACCCAACATTGTTACCGCTTTGTGTGCTCCTTCATCCAGGTTCACCACATGATTCTGCTCTCTTTGTAGAGATTATGAACGAATTGAGGAGAAGGAGAATCATTCGGAATGGTGACATGATTATTTTCGATAAAGGCTATTTTTCTTCAAAAAATTATCAACTTGGTGTGTTGAACTATAAGATCGTCCCGCTCATATTCCCACGAAGTAACTTCAAAATTGAGAAAGCGTTCAGTAAAATGTGTTATCCGCTTTCTGTGTATTCCCGACATGATGGGAAAAAGATCAAGCGAGAATATGAGACTCTTCTTGCCAGGCTAAAATGTGAACTGAATCAGTGGACTGACTATCTCGGTATTCGCTCTTTGATCGAAGATTTCTTTAAATTGGTCAAAGATGCGCTCTCTCTTCAGAGATTGCACAGATATTCACGGAGCTCTGTTGTCAAATTCGTTTGTATTGATGTACTTTTAGCCGGGATGATTATTTTAAGCGGATTTCGCTCAAAGAAGAAATTACAGGCCTTGGCTGAATGGTAA
- a CDS encoding flippase-like domain-containing protein produces MTIDDRVLLSCIIPARNEEGNIVRAIENLSKVLQASPSIPSYEIIPVDDNSTDSTGALIDNLAAGDSHVRPVHRTSSPGFGNAVKAGMREATGDIIVPFMGDLSDDPHDIPLLVEGIRKGYDIAYGSRFIEGGSLRGYSPKKMVANRAFNNLVRFAFGIPNRDITNAFKAYRKEVLDAIGVANLESSGFDLTVEIPVRAHILGFRSIEVPVHWTDRSAGEAKLKLSRNATVYGKRFLSLFFHGNYIALRDLFHFFVKGSWIGIVLALLFGLLILVFLFTFTGFAAIFEILGHVSWPWIFLGCLAILLSFLVRTWRWSVLLRTAGYVYPRDILFKCLMFGWFFNYLVPMRLGDIARGAALKTTSDAPLGMTLSTIVIERIMDMVTLALLLGVASVFFYQEAFMFIEAGAFILIAAMFIALFLIYRYDEKIICIFEGRVPSIRQSIVLLNEGLVNTSRNTGAVALSLALSFPVWLFEIGSIFFAARSTGHDLPFAYATIAGIVAFIAQALPLTPAGLGIHEATITGILLLFSVQSVVGMSIALIDHFARGIVIFGFGSIATIQIAFASRWYFRRMKE; encoded by the coding sequence ATGACCATCGACGACCGCGTTCTCCTCTCGTGTATCATCCCGGCCAGGAACGAGGAGGGAAACATCGTCCGGGCGATCGAGAACCTCTCAAAAGTATTGCAGGCCTCCCCCTCCATCCCTTCATACGAGATTATCCCCGTGGATGACAACAGCACCGACTCCACAGGTGCCTTGATCGACAACCTCGCAGCAGGCGATTCCCACGTCCGCCCGGTCCACCGGACTTCATCTCCGGGTTTTGGCAATGCAGTCAAGGCTGGAATGAGGGAAGCAACGGGAGATATCATCGTCCCCTTCATGGGGGACCTTTCTGACGACCCGCATGACATCCCGCTCCTGGTGGAGGGGATCCGGAAGGGATATGATATTGCCTATGGCTCGCGTTTCATCGAAGGCGGGTCATTGAGAGGATACTCCCCGAAAAAGATGGTTGCCAACAGGGCATTCAACAACCTGGTAAGGTTCGCGTTCGGGATCCCCAACAGGGACATAACCAATGCGTTCAAGGCCTACAGGAAGGAGGTCCTCGATGCTATCGGAGTGGCAAACCTCGAGTCATCGGGTTTCGACCTTACGGTGGAGATCCCCGTCAGGGCACATATCCTTGGGTTCCGGAGTATCGAGGTCCCGGTCCACTGGACAGACCGCTCGGCAGGGGAGGCAAAATTAAAACTTTCGAGGAATGCCACGGTGTATGGAAAGAGGTTTCTCAGCCTCTTCTTCCATGGGAATTATATCGCCCTCAGAGATCTCTTCCATTTTTTTGTGAAAGGTTCATGGATTGGAATAGTCCTCGCACTCCTGTTCGGTCTCCTCATACTGGTCTTTCTATTTACCTTCACGGGATTTGCAGCCATTTTTGAGATCCTCGGGCACGTGTCGTGGCCCTGGATTTTTCTTGGATGCCTTGCCATACTGCTCTCGTTCCTGGTGAGGACCTGGAGGTGGAGTGTTCTCCTGAGGACCGCGGGATACGTGTACCCGCGGGATATCCTTTTCAAGTGCCTCATGTTCGGGTGGTTTTTTAATTATCTCGTCCCCATGCGCCTCGGCGATATTGCCAGGGGTGCCGCCCTGAAGACCACATCCGATGCGCCCCTTGGCATGACGCTGTCCACCATAGTCATTGAACGGATCATGGACATGGTCACCCTGGCCCTCCTCCTGGGTGTGGCATCGGTATTCTTTTACCAGGAGGCCTTCATGTTCATCGAGGCTGGAGCGTTTATTCTCATCGCTGCGATGTTCATCGCCCTTTTTCTTATCTATCGCTACGACGAAAAGATCATATGCATATTCGAGGGCCGGGTTCCGTCCATACGCCAGTCCATCGTCCTGCTCAATGAGGGACTGGTAAATACCTCGAGAAACACGGGGGCGGTTGCACTCAGCCTCGCACTCTCGTTTCCAGTGTGGCTCTTCGAGATCGGCAGCATCTTCTTTGCGGCCAGAAGTACCGGTCATGACCTGCCCTTCGCGTATGCCACGATCGCAGGAATCGTTGCTTTTATTGCACAGGCACTGCCCCTGACTCCCGCAGGCCTCGGGATCCACGAAGCCACCATCACGGGGATACTCCTGCTGTTCTCAGTGCAGAGCGTCGTGGGAATGTCGATCGCTCTCATCGACCATTTTGCCAGGGGGATAGTAATTTTTGGCTTTGGCAGCATTGCCACCATTCAGATCGCATTTGCATCGAGGTGGTATTTCAGGAGGATGAAAGAATAG
- a CDS encoding ABC transporter permease, with translation MEIGLFLSGALVVAEKNVRIYYTKPPVFIFGLLFPLFLFIAFFMGRGLDLAVFYPGFLAMTLFFTASSVGPIITPWEKRDRTYERLLSYPLIVESIILGDILAGAFFGLVISLVIWAGSLLVFSLPLGNPLLVIAAFILGTAAFASLGTLLASPATDTPSTIMMLSTLVRLPLIFISGIFIPLANLGVAAKTLAFLSPLTYLVDLFQGAMNGAAVIGPAIDIAVLLFWILLFGAGSVYFQRRNLVKGL, from the coding sequence ATGGAGATCGGCCTCTTTCTCTCGGGGGCACTGGTGGTGGCCGAAAAAAACGTCCGGATCTACTATACCAAGCCGCCGGTATTCATCTTCGGCCTGCTCTTTCCCCTCTTCCTCTTCATCGCCTTTTTCATGGGGCGGGGACTCGACCTTGCCGTCTTCTATCCCGGGTTCCTGGCCATGACCCTCTTCTTCACCGCCTCTTCGGTCGGGCCGATCATCACCCCCTGGGAGAAGCGGGACCGTACCTACGAGCGGCTCCTCTCCTACCCGCTCATCGTGGAAAGCATCATCCTTGGCGATATCCTGGCCGGGGCATTCTTCGGTCTCGTCATCTCGCTCGTGATCTGGGCCGGGAGCCTGCTCGTCTTCTCCCTCCCCCTGGGAAACCCGTTGCTCGTGATCGCCGCATTCATCCTCGGCACCGCCGCATTTGCCTCCCTTGGGACCCTGCTTGCCTCCCCGGCGACAGATACCCCTTCCACGATTATGATGCTCTCCACCCTGGTCCGCCTCCCCCTGATCTTCATCTCCGGCATCTTCATCCCGCTAGCCAACCTCGGAGTAGCGGCAAAAACGCTTGCCTTCCTCTCACCCCTCACCTACCTGGTCGATCTCTTCCAGGGGGCGATGAACGGGGCAGCGGTCATCGGGCCGGCTATCGATATCGCGGTCCTCCTTTTCTGGATACTCCTGTTCGGTGCCGGGTCGGTGTACTTCCAGCGGCGGAACCTGGTGAAGGGGTTATGA
- a CDS encoding ATP-binding cassette domain-containing protein, whose product MPSIIARHLTRRFGAITAVNDLSLTVDRGEIFGFLGPNGAGKTTTLRLLTGVLVPDEGTISIAGIDLRSDPLAAKRCMGIIPENSTVYSDLSALQNLLLAGKLYGLSPGDREQRAWALLSDLGLSDRAREKVGNFSKGMKQRVSIGCAVIHEPAVLFLDEPTSGLDVQSRRLVVAMIRRMHEQGSTIFLTTHNIDEANALCTRIGIINRGILAATDRPEVLKQTFDTTRSVEVSFTTAVDPERFSHPSVLRVEPMGDKFRIFTRNPDEVVKSIVTRADQDRLVIASLNTRGPSLEEAFLAITGES is encoded by the coding sequence ATGCCGTCTATAATAGCCCGTCACCTGACCCGGCGGTTCGGGGCGATCACTGCGGTAAACGACCTCTCTCTCACCGTGGACAGGGGGGAGATCTTCGGGTTCCTCGGGCCGAACGGTGCCGGCAAGACCACCACCCTCCGTCTCCTGACCGGGGTCCTGGTGCCCGATGAAGGCACGATCAGTATCGCCGGGATCGACCTGCGGTCCGATCCCCTGGCTGCGAAGCGCTGCATGGGCATCATCCCCGAGAACAGCACGGTCTACAGCGACCTGTCCGCGCTCCAGAACCTGCTCCTGGCCGGCAAGCTGTACGGTCTCTCGCCGGGTGACCGGGAGCAGCGGGCGTGGGCCCTGCTCTCTGACCTGGGTCTTTCGGACCGGGCACGCGAGAAGGTCGGGAACTTCTCCAAGGGCATGAAGCAGCGGGTGAGCATCGGGTGTGCCGTGATCCACGAACCGGCGGTGCTCTTCCTCGATGAACCCACGAGCGGGCTCGATGTCCAGAGCAGGCGCCTGGTGGTGGCGATGATCCGCAGGATGCACGAGCAGGGATCGACCATCTTTCTCACCACCCATAATATCGACGAGGCAAACGCACTGTGCACCCGGATCGGCATCATCAACCGCGGCATCCTCGCTGCCACGGACCGGCCGGAGGTCCTGAAACAGACTTTCGATACCACCCGGTCCGTGGAGGTCTCCTTCACCACGGCAGTCGACCCGGAACGGTTCTCCCATCCCTCGGTCCTCCGGGTCGAACCGATGGGGGACAAGTTCCGCATCTTCACCAGGAACCCCGATGAGGTGGTGAAGTCCATCGTCACCCGTGCCGATCAGGACCGGCTGGTGATCGCCTCCCTGAACACCCGCGGGCCCAGTCTCGAGGAGGCATTCCTCGCCATCACCGGGGAGTCCTGA
- a CDS encoding tetratricopeptide repeat protein yields the protein MSEVRYPYIVKRWHACAHQKIPIIFTKKRGVRFDKGIVYIGYPKEPFREDGTLSEECRQFLIELQLRGKLHPLIVFGPDDSVFIDPHAFPAGIKEHHGIKYITSRAFLNGKEGIIVDDYLHDGRHAAAIIKRTPYGAYLLFLRYTDTDEEQWIREGSLSGMVEASNEMFGRNDRADEEKPMYRLDRGTLTIDGYPVLKIFGTNFGKQWFATWCEEIQDVSSSEDSPGEEIRVLHQQYFGVIRDGDEELWEFWMDEEIEPGIRSGEIREYEPGELSFFDVSTFDQVYQEGADPVETVASPSPSPVAGKPDTLPMKKTSKRKQKKVRRKRTGSHKKGEADDRIAAYEAKIKSLVDEGRYKEAIEYSEEQGRVLSESDADTCTFYSYKIIGVCLSKNIRKSWSKEGYRPPHWIEVGNTFFDAGDYQQAIEAYYKRINENPDDDMAWYLMGCAYRAMGNPYESVEAWEEAFSIVRREANLEELESGSDSALAWAERGDIEYDQENWMAAIDSYRNALSLDLNQPAIWFRKGCSHYEIGEFEEALATFREAVKLDTRNFYALNNIGVIHCRSGRNAKGARYFQAALSVIPDGSFETYFIRSNYEKSKDQPDGIPLENLAFFS from the coding sequence ATGAGTGAAGTACGTTACCCGTATATCGTGAAGAGATGGCATGCATGTGCCCATCAGAAAATTCCAATTATCTTCACCAAAAAGCGCGGTGTCAGGTTCGACAAAGGCATAGTCTATATCGGTTATCCAAAAGAACCGTTTCGGGAGGATGGAACACTGTCGGAGGAATGTCGTCAGTTTCTCATTGAATTACAGTTACGGGGAAAACTCCACCCGTTAATAGTATTTGGCCCTGATGATTCGGTTTTTATTGACCCTCATGCTTTCCCTGCAGGAATAAAAGAGCATCATGGGATCAAATATATCACCAGCAGGGCCTTCCTCAACGGAAAAGAAGGTATCATTGTGGATGACTACCTTCATGACGGACGACACGCGGCAGCAATAATAAAAAGGACCCCATATGGAGCATATCTCCTATTCCTCCGCTATACAGATACCGATGAAGAGCAGTGGATTCGGGAGGGAAGCCTTTCCGGTATGGTGGAAGCCTCAAATGAAATGTTTGGGCGGAATGACAGGGCAGATGAAGAAAAACCGATGTACCGGTTGGATCGTGGAACCCTTACCATCGATGGGTACCCCGTTCTGAAAATATTCGGCACGAATTTCGGCAAACAGTGGTTTGCTACCTGGTGTGAGGAAATCCAGGATGTTTCCTCATCAGAGGACAGCCCCGGAGAGGAGATCAGAGTGCTCCATCAGCAATATTTTGGCGTAATCCGGGATGGCGATGAAGAGCTCTGGGAATTCTGGATGGATGAGGAGATTGAACCAGGAATCCGGAGTGGCGAGATCAGAGAATACGAGCCTGGTGAACTCAGCTTTTTTGATGTCTCCACCTTTGACCAGGTTTACCAAGAAGGGGCCGACCCCGTTGAAACTGTCGCGAGTCCTTCTCCTTCGCCAGTTGCCGGAAAGCCCGACACCCTACCCATGAAGAAAACATCGAAGAGGAAACAAAAAAAGGTCCGGAGGAAACGGACAGGAAGTCACAAAAAGGGGGAGGCAGATGATCGCATTGCCGCATATGAAGCAAAGATAAAATCACTGGTTGATGAAGGCAGATACAAAGAGGCTATCGAATATTCCGAGGAACAGGGCCGGGTGTTGTCTGAAAGCGATGCTGATACCTGCACGTTCTATTCTTACAAAATCATCGGAGTATGTCTTTCAAAAAATATCCGGAAATCCTGGAGCAAGGAGGGATACCGGCCTCCGCATTGGATAGAAGTAGGCAACACCTTTTTTGATGCTGGGGATTATCAACAGGCCATAGAAGCGTATTACAAGAGAATCAATGAGAACCCTGATGACGACATGGCCTGGTATTTGATGGGGTGCGCCTACCGGGCCATGGGGAACCCCTACGAATCTGTTGAAGCCTGGGAAGAAGCGTTCAGCATTGTCCGGAGAGAGGCTAACCTGGAAGAACTCGAATCTGGTTCAGACAGCGCCCTGGCATGGGCCGAGAGAGGCGATATCGAATATGATCAGGAGAACTGGATGGCGGCGATAGACTCGTACAGGAATGCTCTCTCTCTTGATCTAAACCAACCGGCGATCTGGTTCCGGAAAGGGTGCAGCCATTACGAGATCGGGGAGTTCGAGGAGGCGCTAGCAACATTCCGGGAAGCCGTGAAACTCGACACCCGTAATTTCTATGCGCTGAATAATATAGGGGTGATCCATTGCCGTTCTGGACGGAATGCAAAAGGGGCAAGATATTTCCAGGCTGCACTTTCAGTGATCCCCGATGGATCATTTGAAACTTATTTCATCCGATCCAACTACGAAAAATCAAAGGACCAGCCGGATGGAATCCCTCTAGAAAACCTAGCATTCTTTTCATAA
- the ligD gene encoding non-homologous end-joining DNA ligase, with protein MEPMLATLAQPGLMGKDWIFEQKFDGQRCLVFREGDAVRLLSRNRKRLNDTYPELERALRDTGEKRFIADGEIVAFNGEVSSFSRLQERMQTVDRKAAEQSRVAVYLYLFDLMYLDCCDLCGLDLRTRKDLLENALAFRDPVRFTTHRDGDGVAYWQEACAKGWEGIIAKRADSRYLHRRSTDWLKFKCTSRQEFVIGGYTDPGGSRHGFGALLLGYYRGDDLVYAGKVGTGFGDKSLRELGRHMALLEQEASPFADKKRPEGGEHFIAPELVCEVAFAGWTREGRLRHPRFVGLRDDRSPRDVVREQPR; from the coding sequence ATGGAGCCGATGCTCGCCACCCTGGCTCAGCCAGGGTTAATGGGCAAAGACTGGATCTTCGAGCAGAAGTTCGACGGACAGCGCTGCCTGGTGTTCCGGGAAGGAGACGCGGTCCGCCTCCTCTCCCGCAACCGGAAGAGGCTCAACGATACCTATCCCGAACTGGAGAGAGCGCTCCGGGACACCGGCGAGAAACGGTTCATCGCTGACGGAGAGATCGTGGCCTTCAACGGGGAGGTCTCCAGTTTCTCCCGCCTGCAGGAACGGATGCAGACCGTGGACCGGAAAGCGGCGGAACAAAGCAGGGTTGCCGTGTACCTCTACCTCTTCGACCTCATGTACCTGGACTGCTGCGACCTCTGCGGACTTGACCTACGCACCCGCAAGGATCTCCTGGAGAACGCTCTCGCCTTCAGGGACCCGGTCCGCTTCACCACCCACCGGGACGGGGACGGGGTGGCATACTGGCAGGAAGCCTGTGCAAAGGGTTGGGAAGGGATCATCGCCAAGCGGGCGGACAGCCGCTACCTGCACCGGCGGTCAACCGACTGGCTGAAGTTCAAATGCACCAGCCGGCAGGAGTTCGTTATCGGGGGCTATACCGACCCCGGCGGGAGCCGTCACGGTTTCGGGGCACTCCTCCTCGGCTACTACCGGGGTGACGACCTTGTCTATGCCGGCAAGGTCGGAACCGGTTTCGGTGACAAAAGCCTCCGGGAGCTCGGCAGGCACATGGCCTTGCTGGAGCAGGAGGCCTCGCCCTTTGCCGATAAAAAAAGGCCGGAGGGCGGAGAGCACTTCATTGCCCCGGAACTGGTCTGCGAGGTGGCCTTCGCCGGGTGGACTAGGGAGGGCAGGCTCCGCCACCCCCGGTTCGTTGGACTCCGGGACGACAGGTCGCCCAGGGACGTGGTACGCGAACAGCCGCGGTGA
- a CDS encoding ABC transporter ATP-binding protein has protein sequence MAAVISAYRLSKHYGDLRAVDEVSLDVEEGSLFGLLGPNGSGKTTMIRVLTGQVKPTAGRASVLGIDVVAHPVEVREKVGIIPEQEAPPSFLTAEEYLAFVGHVRNITAVKEKADWWFEFLEFSDKRDVLCKDLSRGTRQKLMFAQAFLHHPVLALIDEPLINFDPIMQKAVKDYLKEYVRDGGTIFLSTHILEVAEEICSEVAIIHQGRLVHAGPVTGILSRKGHLADFFLDTVGKGGHA, from the coding sequence ATGGCAGCAGTCATCTCGGCATACCGGCTCTCGAAGCATTACGGCGACCTCAGGGCAGTCGATGAGGTCTCGCTCGACGTGGAAGAAGGATCGCTCTTCGGCCTGCTTGGCCCGAACGGGTCAGGGAAGACAACCATGATCCGGGTTCTGACCGGGCAGGTGAAGCCCACGGCGGGCAGGGCGAGCGTGCTTGGCATCGATGTGGTTGCACATCCCGTGGAGGTCCGGGAAAAGGTTGGGATAATCCCCGAACAGGAAGCGCCCCCCAGTTTCCTCACCGCCGAGGAGTATCTCGCCTTCGTCGGGCATGTCCGGAACATCACCGCGGTGAAGGAGAAGGCGGACTGGTGGTTTGAGTTCCTCGAGTTTTCGGACAAACGGGACGTGCTCTGCAAGGACCTCTCCCGGGGCACCCGCCAGAAGCTGATGTTTGCCCAGGCCTTCCTCCACCACCCGGTCCTGGCGCTCATCGATGAGCCGCTCATCAATTTCGACCCAATCATGCAAAAGGCGGTCAAGGACTACCTGAAGGAGTACGTCCGTGACGGCGGGACCATCTTTCTATCAACCCACATCCTGGAGGTTGCCGAGGAGATCTGCTCGGAGGTGGCCATCATCCACCAGGGCCGGCTGGTGCACGCCGGCCCGGTGACCGGGATCCTTTCCCGGAAAGGACACCTCGCCGACTTCTTCCTCGACACGGTAGGGAAGGGCGGCCATGCGTGA
- a CDS encoding NAD-dependent epimerase/dehydratase family protein, which produces MKNALVTGSGGLIGSESVKFFASKGYQVVGIDNDLRSYFFGEEASTRWNIEKLSGEVEGYQHFAVDIRDKEKIEEIFRAYPFDLVIHCAAQPSHDWAAREPYTDFEINAYGTLVLLENFRKYAPDGAFIFTSTNKVYGDRPNALPLMELETRFELDPDHQYFNGIDESMPIDQSMHSLFGTSKASADLLVQEYGLYFGLHTVCFRGGCLTGPAHSPAELHGFLAYLAKCIATGRKYTIFGYKGKQVRDNIHSYDLVNAFYHFARDPRTAEVYNIGGSRHSNISMMEAISMIENILDKKAVLEYSDANRAGDHIWYISDVSKFREHYPGWDFRYNMDRIIKELCEVHARHV; this is translated from the coding sequence ATGAAAAACGCTCTGGTCACAGGGTCGGGTGGCCTTATTGGATCAGAATCCGTGAAGTTCTTCGCATCGAAAGGATACCAGGTCGTCGGGATAGATAACGATTTACGCAGCTATTTTTTTGGCGAGGAGGCCAGCACCCGCTGGAACATCGAGAAGTTATCCGGGGAGGTGGAAGGGTACCAGCATTTTGCCGTGGATATCAGGGACAAGGAAAAGATCGAAGAGATATTCCGGGCCTATCCCTTTGACCTCGTCATCCATTGCGCCGCCCAGCCGTCCCATGACTGGGCTGCAAGGGAGCCCTACACGGACTTTGAGATCAACGCGTACGGGACCCTGGTGCTTCTCGAAAATTTTCGGAAATATGCCCCGGATGGAGCGTTCATTTTCACGTCCACGAACAAGGTCTATGGAGATCGCCCGAATGCACTTCCCTTGATGGAGCTCGAAACGAGGTTTGAGCTTGACCCGGACCATCAGTATTTCAATGGGATAGATGAGAGCATGCCGATCGACCAGTCGATGCACAGCCTGTTCGGGACGTCAAAGGCTTCGGCAGACCTGCTCGTCCAGGAATACGGCCTGTACTTCGGGCTCCACACGGTATGCTTCAGGGGAGGGTGCCTGACCGGGCCTGCGCACAGCCCGGCCGAACTCCACGGGTTCCTGGCGTACCTCGCCAAATGCATTGCGACCGGCAGGAAATATACCATTTTCGGCTACAAGGGGAAACAGGTCCGCGACAACATCCATAGTTACGACCTGGTCAATGCGTTCTATCATTTTGCCAGGGACCCCCGTACCGCAGAGGTGTACAATATCGGGGGCTCCCGCCACTCGAATATCTCGATGATGGAGGCAATTTCCATGATTGAAAATATCCTCGATAAAAAGGCTGTTCTGGAGTATTCTGATGCAAACCGGGCGGGAGACCACATCTGGTACATCTCGGACGTATCAAAATTCAGGGAGCATTACCCTGGCTGGGATTTCCGCTACAATATGGACCGTATTATAAAAGAACTCTGCGAGGTCCATGCACGCCATGTATGA
- a CDS encoding NAD-dependent epimerase/dehydratase family protein, which translates to MYDSILITGGAGFIGSSLAVFLKKKFPSAEVICFDNLKRRGSEGNLPRLKEAGVRFFHGDVREEEDFESLPPFDLMVECSAEPSVLAGVTSSPRYVLNTNLFGTVRCLEEVRKNDADMIFLSTSRVYPYRLINSLPYVEEETRFSLGENPRLPGVSTSGINEEFPLQGPRSLYGATKLCSEYVIGEYIDSYGIRAVINRCGLVSGPWQMGKVDQGVVMLWTACHIFGKNLAYFGYNGTGKQVRDVLHVDDLCGLVAIQIERIREMNGEIFNVGGGAGNSISLREMTSLCRQVTGATIPISSEPVNRPNDLVWYITDNAKVRRSCGWQPEKTVKETITDISRWIQANKHLVSNIF; encoded by the coding sequence ATGTATGACAGCATCCTGATCACCGGCGGTGCAGGGTTCATCGGGTCCAGCCTGGCCGTATTCTTAAAAAAGAAATTTCCCTCGGCCGAAGTCATCTGTTTTGACAACCTGAAACGGAGGGGCTCGGAAGGAAACCTCCCCCGGCTGAAGGAGGCAGGGGTCCGGTTTTTCCACGGCGACGTGAGGGAAGAGGAGGATTTCGAATCCCTCCCTCCTTTTGACCTGATGGTTGAGTGCTCGGCAGAGCCGTCCGTCCTTGCCGGCGTCACTTCCTCCCCGCGGTACGTGCTGAATACCAACCTTTTCGGGACAGTCCGGTGCCTGGAGGAAGTGAGAAAGAACGATGCGGACATGATTTTCCTTTCGACCAGCAGGGTGTACCCGTACCGGCTGATCAACAGCCTGCCGTACGTGGAGGAAGAAACCCGTTTTTCGCTCGGTGAGAACCCCAGGCTCCCCGGGGTGAGCACATCGGGGATCAACGAGGAATTCCCCCTCCAAGGTCCACGGTCCCTGTACGGGGCAACAAAATTGTGTTCTGAATATGTCATCGGGGAATATATCGACTCGTACGGTATCAGGGCGGTAATCAACCGGTGCGGGCTCGTTTCCGGGCCGTGGCAGATGGGGAAGGTCGACCAGGGGGTCGTGATGCTCTGGACGGCCTGCCATATTTTTGGGAAAAATCTCGCGTATTTTGGTTATAACGGCACAGGCAAGCAGGTCAGGGATGTCCTGCACGTTGATGACCTCTGCGGCCTGGTTGCGATCCAGATTGAACGTATCAGGGAGATGAACGGGGAGATATTCAACGTGGGCGGTGGTGCGGGCAACAGTATCTCCCTCCGGGAAATGACTTCCCTCTGCAGGCAGGTAACAGGAGCGACAATTCCCATATCATCCGAACCCGTGAACCGGCCCAACGACCTGGTCTGGTACATAACGGATAATGCAAAAGTCAGGCGGTCATGTGGATGGCAGCCCGAAAAAACTGTGAAAGAGACCATCACGGATATCTCCCGGTGGATCCAGGCCAATAAGCACCTTGTTTCCAATATTTTCTAG